A single genomic interval of Sinorhizobium garamanticum harbors:
- a CDS encoding heme/hemin ABC transporter substrate-binding protein, with amino-acid sequence MLTGLDFRRLRRWELALAAFALSAPLLLPALAPGSPSFLRPAMAEDMQQPDVSRVVSVGGAITEIIYALGEENRLVGRDSTSTYPEAATKLPDVGYMRQLAPEGILAVNPTAIVAVEGSGPPEALAVLKEARIPFTSVPDTFDRNGIVAKIRAVGAFLGVKDKAEALAQSVEKDLGAALVEAAERPDSERKRVLFILSTQGGKILASGTGTAADGIIQLSGAVNATGTFPGYKALTDEAIIEAKPDVVLMMTRGGGETASTDELFAMPAMSLTPAAKNKALIRMDGLHLLGFGPRTAGAIRELNTAIYGRKTNAPQ; translated from the coding sequence ATGCTCACCGGTCTCGATTTCCGCCGCCTTCGCCGCTGGGAACTGGCGCTTGCCGCTTTCGCGCTCTCCGCGCCCCTGTTGCTGCCGGCACTCGCCCCCGGAAGCCCCTCGTTCCTGCGCCCGGCAATGGCCGAGGACATGCAGCAACCGGACGTTTCCCGCGTCGTGTCGGTTGGCGGCGCGATCACCGAGATCATCTACGCGCTCGGCGAGGAAAACCGCCTCGTCGGTCGCGACTCCACCAGCACCTATCCGGAAGCGGCAACGAAGCTGCCGGACGTCGGCTATATGCGGCAACTGGCTCCGGAAGGCATCCTCGCCGTCAATCCGACGGCTATCGTCGCGGTCGAAGGCAGCGGACCGCCCGAGGCGCTCGCCGTGCTTAAGGAAGCAAGGATCCCCTTCACCAGCGTTCCCGATACCTTCGACAGAAACGGTATCGTCGCGAAGATCCGTGCCGTTGGCGCCTTTCTTGGCGTGAAGGACAAGGCAGAAGCGCTTGCGCAATCCGTGGAGAAGGACCTTGGTGCTGCGCTGGTAGAGGCAGCCGAGCGCCCAGACAGCGAACGCAAGCGTGTCCTCTTCATTCTCAGCACGCAGGGCGGCAAGATCCTGGCATCCGGTACGGGCACGGCCGCAGACGGCATCATCCAGCTTTCCGGCGCGGTCAATGCCACCGGAACGTTTCCGGGCTACAAGGCGCTGACGGACGAGGCGATCATCGAAGCCAAGCCGGACGTCGTCCTGATGATGACTCGGGGCGGCGGCGAAACGGCCAGCACCGACGAACTGTTCGCCATGCCGGCGATGAGCTTGACGCCGGCTGCAAAGAACAAGGCGCTGATCCGCATGGACGGGCTGCATCTGCTCGGCTTCGGCCCCCGCACCGCCGGCGCCATCCGCGAACTGAACACCGCAATCTACGGAAGGAAGACCAATGCCCCGCAGTGA
- a CDS encoding hemin-degrading factor: protein MIESIRPTPSEIRAYRAANPKLRERDIAAQIGVSEAALVAAECGLTTFRIDSDANRFLERVEELGEVLALTRNESAVHEKIGVYENIKTGKAAALVLGAEIDLRIFPGAWAHGFAVTKTDSNGDVRRSLQFFDKWGNAVHKVHLRPASNSAAYDRIVEDFRLDDQSQDFVADASTPSSDDHSDVAVDAEELRNRWSKLTDTHQFHGMLRNLNIGRRQALHVVGEDLAWRLDPAGVEAMMRGSAEIELPIMCFVGNRGVIQIHSGPVAHIGVMGPWLNVMDPTFHLHLRTDHIAELWAVRKPTTDGHVTSLEALDAKGELVIQFFGKRKEGLAERPEWRGLVERLPRLNTIVAA from the coding sequence ATGATCGAGAGCATTCGCCCAACCCCTTCCGAAATCCGTGCCTACCGCGCCGCGAACCCGAAGCTGCGCGAGCGCGATATCGCCGCGCAGATCGGCGTTTCGGAAGCCGCGCTCGTTGCTGCTGAATGCGGGCTCACGACGTTTCGCATCGATAGCGACGCCAACCGCTTTCTGGAGCGGGTCGAGGAACTGGGTGAAGTACTCGCGCTCACTCGCAACGAAAGCGCGGTCCACGAGAAGATCGGCGTCTACGAGAACATCAAGACAGGAAAGGCGGCGGCCCTGGTGCTGGGAGCCGAAATCGACCTGCGCATCTTCCCGGGTGCCTGGGCCCACGGCTTTGCTGTCACCAAGACCGACTCCAACGGCGACGTCCGCCGCAGCCTGCAATTCTTCGACAAGTGGGGCAACGCCGTCCACAAGGTTCACCTGCGCCCTGCCTCGAACTCAGCGGCCTATGACAGGATCGTCGAAGATTTCCGCCTGGACGACCAGTCGCAGGACTTCGTTGCCGACGCGAGCACACCGTCGAGTGACGACCATTCCGATGTTGCGGTCGATGCCGAGGAGCTCCGGAACCGCTGGTCGAAGCTGACCGACACCCACCAGTTCCACGGCATGTTGCGCAACCTGAACATCGGCCGGCGCCAAGCCCTGCATGTCGTCGGCGAGGATTTGGCCTGGCGCCTCGATCCGGCGGGCGTCGAGGCGATGATGCGCGGCAGCGCCGAAATTGAGCTGCCGATCATGTGCTTCGTCGGCAACCGGGGCGTCATCCAGATCCATTCCGGTCCGGTTGCCCACATCGGGGTGATGGGCCCGTGGCTCAACGTCATGGATCCGACGTTCCATCTGCATCTGCGCACGGACCATATCGCCGAATTGTGGGCGGTCCGCAAACCGACGACTGACGGCCATGTGACCTCGCTCGAGGCACTCGACGCCAAGGGCGAGTTGGTCATCCAGTTCTTCGGCAAGCGCAAGGAAGGCCTCGCCGAGCGGCCGGAGTGGCGCGGCCTCGTCGAACGCCTACCCCGGCTCAACACGATCGTCGCAGCCTGA
- the hemP gene encoding hemin uptake protein HemP: MTPNDTDTPRPSQPTLAGRNQRIVESRDLFCGDSEILISHDGTIYRMRITRQGKLILNK; this comes from the coding sequence GTGACACCTAACGATACCGATACCCCGCGCCCCTCGCAGCCGACCCTGGCCGGCCGAAACCAGCGAATCGTGGAGAGCCGCGACCTCTTCTGCGGCGATAGCGAGATCCTCATTTCCCATGACGGAACGATCTACCGGATGAGGATCACCCGTCAGGGCAAACTGATTCTGAACAAATAG
- a CDS encoding energy transducer TonB family protein, which yields MKQTVKWTAAIALSLLAHASGAILFSSGEEEVQVAGGAATEVTLLGDPFEETLQAGDPSEIVEPAEDVTEELKPDKVQPAEELSEEVPPTTPEVVSERASDVTPTEADVILPAEEMPTLQQPEAAVTASVAPVETVVPEEKPEPEKVEKPKAEKPEPKKEPVKKKKVTRKKAGDGGEQAKSQVKGTADGVENAAASAATGDKGRVAQQSGNAAVSNYPGKVRSKLNRAFRYPSEAKRQRLRGVAQVRFTVTSGGGVAGVSLAKSAGSPILDQAALDAVRRAAPFPAIPAGAGRESWVFTIPLAFNR from the coding sequence ATGAAGCAGACGGTGAAATGGACGGCTGCGATCGCGCTATCGCTTCTTGCGCATGCGAGCGGCGCGATACTGTTTAGCTCCGGCGAGGAAGAGGTTCAGGTTGCTGGTGGCGCCGCCACGGAGGTGACGCTGCTCGGCGATCCCTTCGAGGAGACGCTTCAGGCCGGAGACCCCTCTGAAATCGTTGAGCCGGCGGAAGATGTGACCGAAGAGTTGAAGCCCGACAAGGTTCAGCCGGCCGAGGAACTCAGCGAGGAAGTGCCGCCGACCACGCCTGAGGTCGTCTCCGAGCGGGCATCCGACGTCACGCCCACCGAGGCGGACGTCATCCTGCCGGCGGAGGAGATGCCGACCCTTCAGCAGCCGGAGGCCGCGGTAACAGCCAGCGTGGCGCCCGTCGAGACCGTCGTTCCGGAGGAAAAACCGGAGCCGGAAAAGGTCGAGAAGCCGAAGGCAGAAAAGCCGGAGCCAAAAAAGGAGCCGGTGAAGAAAAAGAAAGTCACCCGGAAAAAGGCCGGTGACGGCGGCGAGCAAGCGAAATCGCAGGTCAAAGGCACGGCCGACGGCGTAGAAAACGCCGCTGCAAGCGCGGCCACGGGCGACAAGGGCCGCGTCGCGCAGCAATCCGGAAACGCGGCCGTGTCGAACTATCCGGGCAAGGTGCGTAGCAAGCTCAATCGCGCCTTCCGCTATCCCTCCGAGGCAAAGCGCCAGCGTCTACGCGGCGTCGCCCAGGTTCGCTTCACGGTAACCTCCGGCGGTGGCGTGGCGGGTGTCAGCCTGGCGAAGAGCGCCGGTTCGCCGATCCTCGATCAGGCCGCGCTTGACGCCGTACGCCGCGCGGCTCCGTTTCCAGCGATTCCCGCCGGTGCGGGGCGCGAAAGTTGGGTTTTCACCATCCCGCTCGCCTTCAACCGATGA
- a CDS encoding DUF2325 domain-containing protein, translating into MRGKRQNAGKGSKGKAANAEPEPRPDAGKATLEGRSFLYVGGRDCQVAHLREIASSFGAELIHHDGGLREAVSRIDRVLPSVDCVFCPIDCISHDACLRVKTGCKKWGKAFVPLRNGSKSSLERALQDLTTNNSRDG; encoded by the coding sequence ATGCGCGGCAAGCGGCAGAACGCAGGCAAAGGCAGCAAGGGCAAAGCGGCGAATGCGGAACCCGAACCGAGGCCCGATGCCGGCAAGGCGACGCTCGAGGGCCGCAGCTTCCTCTACGTTGGTGGCAGGGACTGCCAGGTTGCACATCTGCGCGAGATCGCCAGTTCCTTCGGCGCGGAGTTGATCCATCACGATGGGGGGCTGCGCGAAGCCGTGTCGCGCATCGACCGCGTCCTTCCTTCCGTCGATTGCGTCTTCTGCCCCATCGATTGCATCAGTCACGACGCGTGTCTTCGCGTGAAGACCGGCTGCAAGAAGTGGGGCAAGGCCTTCGTGCCGCTCCGCAACGGCTCGAAATCGAGCCTGGAGCGGGCGCTACAAGATCTCACCACCAATAACAGCCGCGACGGCTGA
- a CDS encoding antibiotic biosynthesis monooxygenase family protein, giving the protein MYFAMNRFRIAIGQEEAFEAVWKGRDSSLAEMPGFIAFHLLRGESVPEEGYTPFISKSTWESKDAFVAWTKSENFRAAHRSAGDNKAMYLGPPKFEGYSVVEGA; this is encoded by the coding sequence ATGTACTTCGCGATGAACCGTTTCCGCATTGCAATCGGTCAGGAAGAGGCGTTCGAGGCCGTCTGGAAAGGCCGGGACTCGAGCCTCGCCGAAATGCCCGGCTTCATCGCCTTCCACCTGCTTCGCGGGGAGAGCGTGCCGGAAGAAGGCTATACACCGTTCATTTCGAAATCGACCTGGGAAAGCAAGGACGCTTTCGTCGCCTGGACGAAGTCGGAAAACTTCCGCGCGGCGCACCGGAGCGCCGGCGACAACAAGGCCATGTATCTCGGTCCGCCGAAATTCGAGGGCTATTCCGTTGTCGAGGGCGCGTAG
- a CDS encoding DUF423 domain-containing protein — protein sequence MPNSGARSTVLFVAGLMGITGVAAAAAASHGADPRLLGGASAMCLAHAPALVALHAGWTHFRTAAVAALLLAAGTALFAGDLTARHALGHGLFPMSAPLGGLTMTAGWLAVALGAFLPSKVS from the coding sequence ATGCCGAACAGCGGAGCGCGCTCGACCGTCCTTTTCGTCGCCGGGCTGATGGGGATTACCGGTGTCGCCGCCGCGGCAGCGGCCTCGCACGGCGCCGACCCGAGACTACTCGGTGGCGCCTCCGCGATGTGCCTCGCCCATGCGCCGGCACTCGTGGCGCTCCACGCCGGATGGACCCATTTCCGGACAGCGGCAGTCGCCGCTCTGCTATTGGCCGCAGGCACTGCGCTTTTCGCTGGCGATCTCACCGCGCGCCATGCTCTTGGCCACGGCCTCTTCCCGATGTCGGCGCCGCTCGGCGGGCTGACCATGACGGCCGGCTGGCTCGCCGTGGCGCTAGGAGCGTTTCTTCCATCGAAGGTGAGTTGA
- a CDS encoding globin: protein MAETGTTTLYEAIGGDAAVRALTQRFYVLMDSLPEAARCRAVHPPDLSGSEEKLYEYLTGWLGGPPIYVEKRGHPMLRRRHFIAEIGPAERDEWLLCFTRALEETVAHPKLRAIILEPITRLAHHMQNKE, encoded by the coding sequence ATGGCGGAAACCGGAACGACAACCCTTTATGAAGCGATCGGCGGCGACGCCGCGGTTCGCGCCCTTACACAGCGCTTCTACGTGCTCATGGACAGCCTTCCGGAAGCCGCCCGCTGCCGGGCCGTCCATCCGCCGGACCTCTCGGGCAGCGAGGAAAAGCTATACGAATACTTGACCGGCTGGCTCGGCGGGCCGCCGATCTATGTGGAAAAGCGCGGCCATCCGATGCTGCGCCGTCGGCATTTCATCGCGGAAATCGGCCCGGCCGAGCGCGACGAATGGCTACTTTGCTTTACGCGCGCGCTCGAAGAGACGGTTGCGCATCCGAAATTGCGGGCGATCATTCTCGAACCGATCACGCGGCTCGCCCATCACATGCAGAACAAGGAATAG
- a CDS encoding TetR/AcrR family transcriptional regulator — protein sequence MTNAYHRKKQPERVRQQLLEVAARLSLEQGIGAVTLDAVSQAAGVSKGGLLHHFPNKLALLDGLFDELIARFDRAIKEAMEGDDIERGRFTRAYLTVCFALEAEADGKGWQVLTIALLAEPHLKARWRDWVARRADEFAATDSSPNCLLARFAADGVWLADLLESHELDAATRALVLEELKALSRQ from the coding sequence ATGACAAACGCCTATCACAGGAAAAAGCAGCCGGAGCGGGTTCGCCAGCAATTGCTGGAGGTCGCCGCACGCCTGTCGCTGGAGCAGGGCATCGGTGCCGTGACGCTGGACGCGGTGTCACAGGCGGCGGGCGTCAGCAAGGGCGGGCTCCTGCATCATTTCCCGAACAAGCTCGCCCTGCTCGACGGCCTCTTCGATGAACTCATCGCGCGTTTCGACCGGGCGATCAAGGAGGCGATGGAAGGCGACGATATCGAGCGGGGGCGGTTTACGCGCGCCTATCTGACGGTCTGCTTTGCGCTCGAGGCGGAGGCAGACGGGAAGGGATGGCAGGTGCTGACGATCGCATTGCTCGCCGAGCCGCATCTCAAGGCGCGCTGGCGCGACTGGGTGGCACGACGCGCGGACGAGTTCGCAGCAACCGATTCCTCGCCGAACTGCCTGCTCGCCCGGTTTGCCGCCGACGGCGTCTGGCTGGCGGACCTGCTTGAGAGCCATGAGCTCGACGCAGCAACGCGGGCGCTTGTGCTCGAGGAGCTCAAGGCGCTTTCACGGCAATAG
- a CDS encoding SMR family transporter, which yields MNPAMLYTVLVIAIVFEVLGTSAMQAAQHFSRLAPTVVMVLCYGVAFFFLSSTLRYIPVGIAYALWSGLGIVLISVAGYLVFGQKLDLPAVFGLVLIIAGVLVLNLFSKSTFH from the coding sequence ATGAACCCCGCCATGCTCTATACGGTCCTGGTGATCGCCATCGTCTTCGAGGTGCTCGGCACCTCCGCGATGCAGGCGGCGCAGCATTTCTCGCGGCTGGCGCCCACCGTGGTCATGGTGCTGTGCTATGGCGTCGCGTTCTTTTTCCTGTCCTCTACGCTGCGCTATATTCCGGTCGGAATCGCCTACGCGCTGTGGAGCGGTCTCGGAATCGTGCTGATCTCTGTCGCCGGCTATCTCGTCTTCGGTCAGAAGCTCGACCTGCCGGCCGTATTCGGGCTGGTGCTCATCATCGCCGGCGTGTTGGTTCTCAATCTCTTTTCCAAATCGACGTTCCACTGA
- a CDS encoding dipeptidase has protein sequence MQAVFDGHNDVLLRLWQHGRSGGDPVTEFVEGADKGHIDAPRAKQGGLAGGISAIYIPSGDLVLKTPDENGHYATPMSAPLDRLPSLATAMELADIAIRLDRDGAWRLCRSTAEIRSAIADGIFASVLHMEGCEAIGPDLTALETFYAAGLRSLGPVWSRHNVFGHGVPFAYPMSPDTGPGLTEAGFELVRACNRLGILIDLAHSTEQGFWDVAKTTDQPLVASHSNAHALTPVARNLTDRQLDAVRESRGLVGLNYATTMLRPDGQENAATPLSDMVRHVDHMVERMGIDCVALGSDFDGATIPEEIADAAGNQKLVAALQDAGYGEAELAKICRENWLRVLGQAWHEAA, from the coding sequence ATGCAGGCGGTTTTCGACGGCCACAACGACGTGCTTCTGCGCCTCTGGCAGCACGGGCGCAGCGGAGGCGATCCGGTAACCGAATTCGTCGAGGGAGCCGACAAGGGCCACATCGATGCGCCGCGCGCCAAACAGGGCGGACTCGCGGGCGGTATTTCGGCAATTTACATTCCATCGGGCGATCTCGTGCTGAAGACGCCGGACGAAAACGGCCACTATGCCACGCCTATGTCCGCACCGCTTGACCGTCTGCCGTCGCTTGCCACGGCGATGGAGCTTGCCGACATCGCCATCAGGCTCGATCGCGACGGGGCCTGGAGGCTTTGCCGCTCGACCGCGGAAATCCGGTCGGCGATCGCCGACGGTATCTTCGCCTCGGTCCTGCATATGGAGGGCTGCGAGGCGATCGGGCCCGATCTAACCGCGCTCGAAACCTTCTATGCGGCGGGGCTTCGGTCGCTGGGACCGGTCTGGAGCCGTCACAACGTCTTCGGGCATGGCGTGCCGTTCGCCTATCCCATGTCTCCGGACACGGGGCCAGGTCTGACCGAGGCGGGGTTCGAGCTGGTGCGCGCCTGCAACAGGCTCGGCATCCTGATCGACTTGGCGCACAGCACTGAACAGGGCTTCTGGGATGTGGCGAAGACAACCGACCAGCCGCTTGTCGCCAGCCATTCCAATGCCCATGCCCTGACGCCCGTCGCCCGCAATCTCACCGACCGGCAACTCGACGCCGTGCGCGAGAGCCGTGGGCTCGTCGGCCTCAACTACGCGACGACGATGCTTCGCCCGGACGGGCAGGAGAATGCCGCAACGCCTCTGTCCGACATGGTGCGCCATGTCGACCACATGGTCGAGCGCATGGGAATCGATTGCGTCGCGCTCGGATCGGATTTCGACGGCGCGACCATACCGGAGGAGATAGCCGACGCGGCGGGTAACCAGAAGCTCGTTGCCGCACTGCAAGACGCTGGATATGGTGAGGCCGAACTGGCAAAGATATGCCGGGAGAACTGGCTGAGAGTTCTGGGACAGGCGTGGCACGAAGCTGCCTGA
- a CDS encoding ABC transporter substrate-binding protein: MMHKLNGRFRLLAASAALAMAMGASQPAFAETPKDTLVEAFAIDDIITMDPGEAFELSTAEMTSNTYSLLVRLDLNDTTKVVGDLADSWTVSDDGLTYTFKLKPGMKFASGNPITAEDVAYSFERAVKLDKSPAFILTQFGLNGDNVTEKAKAVDETTFVFTVDQAYAPSFVLNCLTATVASVVDKKLVLEHVKPMTPTEEYKYDNDFGNEWLKTGYAGSGPFKLREWRANEVVVLERNDNYYGEPAKLARVIYRHMKESSGQRLALEAGDIDVARNLEPGDYEAVAKNSDLATTSAAKGTVYYISLNQKNEKLAKPEVREAFKYLVDYDAIGSTLIKGIGEIHQSFLPKAVLGALDENPYKFDVAKAKELLAKAGYADGFSVTMDVRNSQPVTGIAESFQQTLGQAGVKLEIIPGDGKQTLTKYRARNHDMYIGQWGMDYFDPNSNAETFTSNPDNSDEGKNKTLAWRNAWDVPELTKKTKEALLERDSAKRAETYKELQKTVLAESPFVIIFQQTEVAGHRGNLKGLKLGPSFDTNYVWNVSKE; encoded by the coding sequence ATGATGCACAAGCTCAATGGACGTTTTCGACTGCTTGCCGCCTCGGCGGCACTTGCCATGGCGATGGGCGCTTCCCAGCCTGCCTTCGCAGAGACGCCGAAGGACACGCTGGTTGAAGCCTTCGCGATCGACGACATCATCACCATGGATCCGGGCGAGGCTTTCGAGCTTTCGACCGCCGAGATGACTAGCAATACGTACAGCCTGCTCGTCCGCCTGGATCTCAACGACACGACCAAGGTCGTCGGCGATCTCGCGGACAGCTGGACGGTCTCCGACGACGGCCTGACCTATACGTTCAAGCTGAAGCCCGGCATGAAGTTCGCCTCCGGCAATCCGATCACGGCCGAAGACGTCGCCTATTCGTTCGAACGCGCCGTCAAGCTCGACAAGAGCCCGGCCTTCATCCTTACCCAGTTCGGCCTCAACGGCGACAACGTCACCGAAAAGGCGAAGGCGGTTGACGAGACGACCTTCGTCTTCACTGTCGACCAGGCCTACGCACCGAGCTTCGTCCTCAACTGCCTGACCGCGACGGTTGCTTCGGTCGTCGACAAGAAGCTGGTACTCGAACACGTCAAGCCGATGACGCCGACGGAAGAGTACAAGTATGACAACGACTTCGGCAACGAATGGCTGAAGACGGGTTATGCCGGCTCCGGCCCGTTCAAGCTGCGCGAATGGCGGGCGAACGAAGTCGTCGTGCTGGAACGCAACGACAACTATTATGGCGAACCGGCAAAGCTTGCCCGCGTCATCTACCGGCACATGAAGGAAAGCTCCGGCCAGCGGCTGGCACTCGAAGCCGGTGACATCGACGTCGCCCGCAACCTGGAACCGGGCGACTACGAGGCCGTGGCTAAGAACAGCGATCTGGCGACAACCAGTGCGGCGAAGGGTACCGTCTACTACATCAGCCTCAACCAGAAGAACGAAAAGCTCGCCAAGCCCGAGGTGCGCGAGGCCTTCAAGTATCTCGTCGACTACGACGCGATCGGCTCGACCCTGATCAAGGGCATCGGCGAGATCCATCAGAGCTTCCTGCCAAAGGCCGTTCTCGGCGCGCTTGACGAAAACCCCTACAAGTTCGATGTGGCAAAGGCCAAGGAACTGTTGGCGAAAGCCGGCTATGCCGACGGCTTCTCCGTCACCATGGACGTGCGCAATAGCCAGCCGGTCACCGGCATTGCCGAATCCTTCCAGCAAACGCTGGGGCAGGCGGGCGTGAAGCTCGAGATTATCCCCGGCGACGGTAAGCAGACGCTGACGAAATACCGCGCCCGCAACCACGACATGTATATCGGCCAGTGGGGCATGGATTATTTCGACCCGAACTCGAACGCCGAAACATTCACCAGCAACCCGGACAATTCCGACGAAGGCAAGAACAAGACGCTTGCCTGGCGTAATGCCTGGGACGTTCCGGAGCTGACGAAGAAGACCAAGGAGGCACTTCTCGAGCGTGATAGCGCCAAGCGCGCCGAGACCTACAAGGAACTCCAGAAGACAGTTCTCGCGGAGAGCCCGTTCGTCATCATCTTCCAGCAGACGGAAGTTGCGGGCCACCGCGGCAACCTGAAGGGCCTCAAGCTCGGTCCGAGCTTCGACACCAACTACGTTTGGAACGTCTCCAAGGAATAA
- a CDS encoding ABC transporter permease — protein MSGRRRARSRKAVVSALQFLVVVATTYLGLLAVTFFIGRVIPIDPVLAVLGDRAPSHVVERTREAMGLNLPLYQQFFIYVRQALSGDFGVSVLTTNPVMTDIRRVFPATIELATLGTLIGAFIGVPLGVLAAVKRGSIADQIVRVIGLVGYSVPIFWLALLALLVFYARLQWVAYPGRIDIVYEYTFSPITGFYLVDALWQGQWDVFRDVFRHIILPASLLGYFSLAYISRMTRSFMLNELQQEYIVAARAKGLSEARIIWGHALRNAAVPLVTVIALSYAGLLEGSVLTETVFAWPGLGLYITNSLQNADMNAVLGGTIVIGSVFVGINLLSDLLYRTLDPRTRAR, from the coding sequence CTGAGCGGGCGCAGACGCGCCCGCTCCCGAAAGGCTGTGGTCTCGGCGCTGCAATTCCTTGTCGTCGTGGCAACCACCTATCTCGGCCTTCTCGCCGTCACATTCTTCATCGGTCGGGTGATCCCGATTGATCCGGTGCTCGCCGTCCTCGGCGACCGGGCGCCTTCGCATGTCGTCGAGAGGACGCGCGAGGCGATGGGGCTCAACCTGCCTCTCTACCAGCAATTCTTCATCTATGTCCGGCAGGCGCTTTCCGGCGATTTCGGCGTTTCGGTGCTGACGACCAACCCGGTGATGACGGATATCCGCCGCGTTTTCCCAGCGACGATCGAGCTTGCGACGCTCGGAACACTGATCGGCGCCTTCATCGGTGTCCCGCTCGGCGTGCTCGCAGCGGTCAAGCGCGGTAGCATCGCCGACCAGATCGTTCGGGTGATCGGCCTCGTCGGCTACTCGGTTCCGATCTTCTGGCTGGCGCTGCTGGCGCTGCTCGTCTTCTACGCCCGGCTGCAATGGGTCGCCTATCCCGGCCGCATCGATATCGTCTACGAATATACGTTTTCGCCGATCACCGGCTTTTATCTTGTCGATGCGCTGTGGCAGGGGCAGTGGGATGTCTTCCGCGACGTCTTCCGCCACATCATTCTGCCCGCGTCGCTGCTCGGCTATTTCTCGCTCGCCTATATCAGCCGCATGACCCGCAGCTTCATGCTGAACGAGCTGCAGCAGGAATATATCGTCGCCGCGCGCGCCAAGGGTCTTTCGGAAGCGCGGATCATCTGGGGCCACGCGTTGCGCAACGCGGCCGTGCCACTGGTGACGGTGATCGCGCTCTCCTATGCGGGCCTGCTCGAAGGCTCGGTGCTCACCGAAACCGTCTTCGCCTGGCCGGGGCTCGGCCTCTACATCACCAATTCGCTGCAGAATGCCGACATGAACGCCGTACTCGGCGGAACGATTGTCATCGGGTCGGTCTTCGTCGGCATCAATCTCCTGTCCGATCTACTCTACCGGACGCTCGATCCAAGGACGCGCGCACGATGA
- a CDS encoding ABC transporter permease, whose amino-acid sequence MSLATETRPMTRREWLLSDRPQSRTQARLGRAYMTWRRFSANRLAVLGLIILLGLIFVAAFADVLAPHSPVIGNLAGARLLPPGGEGYLLGTDDQGRDILSRLIHGSRLTLAVVVLVAIIAAPVGLIVGAVAGYSGGWVDAVLMRITDIFLAFPKLVLALAFVAALGPGIENAVIAIAITSWPPYARIARAETLTVRNSDYIAAVQLMGASSARIIFRHVMPMCLSSLIVRVTLDMAGIILTAAGLGFLGLGAQPPLPEWGAMIASGRRFILDQWWVATMPGIAILIVSLGFNLLGDGLRDALDPRESGQ is encoded by the coding sequence ATGAGCCTTGCCACCGAAACACGACCGATGACACGCCGCGAATGGCTGCTGTCCGACCGGCCGCAATCGCGCACCCAGGCGCGTCTCGGCCGCGCCTACATGACCTGGCGCCGTTTTTCGGCCAACCGCCTGGCTGTACTCGGCCTCATCATTCTGCTCGGGCTGATCTTCGTGGCAGCCTTTGCCGATGTGCTGGCGCCGCATTCGCCGGTGATCGGCAACCTCGCTGGCGCACGGTTGCTGCCGCCGGGAGGCGAGGGGTATCTACTCGGCACCGACGACCAGGGCCGGGACATCCTGTCGCGACTGATCCACGGGTCGCGGCTGACGCTTGCTGTGGTCGTGCTCGTCGCGATCATCGCCGCGCCGGTCGGCCTTATCGTGGGGGCTGTCGCCGGATACTCCGGCGGTTGGGTCGACGCCGTGCTGATGCGCATCACCGATATCTTCCTCGCCTTTCCAAAGCTCGTCCTGGCACTTGCCTTCGTCGCGGCGCTTGGACCCGGCATCGAAAACGCCGTCATCGCGATTGCGATCACCTCCTGGCCGCCCTACGCGCGCATTGCCCGCGCCGAGACGCTGACGGTGCGCAATTCCGACTATATCGCCGCAGTGCAGTTGATGGGGGCGTCGTCGGCGCGCATCATCTTCCGCCATGTCATGCCGATGTGTTTGTCGTCGCTGATCGTGCGCGTCACGCTGGACATGGCCGGCATCATCCTGACGGCGGCGGGCCTCGGCTTCCTTGGCCTCGGCGCGCAGCCGCCGCTGCCGGAATGGGGTGCGATGATCGCCTCCGGCCGCCGCTTCATTCTCGATCAATGGTGGGTTGCCACCATGCCCGGTATCGCCATCCTGATCGTCAGCCTCGGCTTCAACCTGCTTGGCGACGGTCTGCGCGACGCGCTGGACCCGCGGGAGAGCGGCCAATGA